In Nitrobacteraceae bacterium AZCC 1564, the following proteins share a genomic window:
- a CDS encoding DNA mismatch repair protein MutS (product_source=KO:K03555; cath_funfam=1.10.1420.10,3.30.420.110,3.40.1170.10,3.40.50.300; cog=COG0249; ko=KO:K03555; pfam=PF00488,PF01624,PF05188,PF05190,PF05192; smart=SM00533,SM00534; superfamily=48334,52540,53150,55271; tigrfam=TIGR01070) yields MENTVSKPNGPKNFDSFAPMTIHSTPPAPADTETTSPEAASRVTPMMEQYLEIKAANPGLLLFYRMGDFYELFFEDAEIASRSLGITLTKRGKHLGQDIPMCGVPVERADDYLHRLIALGNRVAVCEQMEDPAAARKRGNKSVVRRDVVRLVTPGTLTEDTLLDARTNNYLLAIARARASSAGSDRIGLAWIDISTSEFMVTECSMGELGATLARINPNEVIVTDALYSDPELVALFRTLPAVTPLTRDVFDAATAERRLCDYFAVATMDGFGAMSRLEATAAAAAVTYIDRTQVGKRPPLSPPAHEAAGTTVAIDPATRANLELTRTLSGERRGSLLDAIDCTVTAAGSRLLAQRLAAPLMDSATIGHRLDAIALFAQDSAAREDLRSILRAAPDISRALARLSVGRGGPRDLAALRDGVLAADQVEERLSRIADLPRDIHMALDALRRPSRDLAHEFARGLADDLPLLNRDGGFVRQGYDSILDETRNLRDASRLVVAAMQARYADDTGIKALKIRHNNVLGYFVEVTAQHGDKLMTAPLNATFIHRQTLAGQVRFTTTELGEIEAKIANAGERALGLELEIFDRLCAKAIATGDDLRAAAHAFALLDVTSSLAKLAIDENYVRPVVDNSLKFSIEGGRHPVVEQSLKRDGQPFIANACDLSPGPSQSSGQIWLITGPNMAGKSTFLRQNALIALLAQMGSFVPAKLAHIGIVDRLFSRVGAADDLARGRSTFMVEMVETAAILNQASERALVILDEIGRGTSTFDGLSIAWASIEHLHESNRCRALFATHYHELTALSANLPRLFNATVRVKEWQGDVVFLHEVLPGAADRSYGIQVAKLAGLPAAVIARAKSVLTKLEAQDRGSTARALADDLPLFAVTSRATSEPQPPSPADQLVEALNALHPDDMSPRDALEALYALKAKLPK; encoded by the coding sequence GTGGAAAACACGGTCTCCAAGCCCAACGGGCCTAAAAACTTTGATAGCTTCGCCCCCATGACGATCCATTCGACTCCCCCAGCCCCTGCAGATACCGAAACCACCTCACCGGAGGCAGCCAGCCGCGTCACGCCGATGATGGAACAGTATCTTGAGATCAAGGCCGCCAACCCCGGCCTGCTGCTGTTCTACAGGATGGGCGATTTCTATGAACTCTTCTTCGAGGATGCCGAAATCGCGTCGCGCTCGCTCGGCATCACGCTGACCAAGCGGGGCAAACATCTCGGCCAGGACATCCCAATGTGCGGCGTGCCCGTTGAACGGGCCGACGACTATCTGCACCGGCTGATCGCACTTGGCAATCGCGTCGCGGTCTGCGAACAGATGGAAGATCCCGCCGCCGCCCGCAAGCGCGGCAACAAAAGCGTGGTCCGCCGCGATGTGGTGCGGCTGGTGACGCCAGGCACGCTGACCGAAGACACGCTGCTCGACGCACGAACCAACAATTATCTGCTGGCAATTGCGCGGGCGCGCGCATCCTCGGCCGGGAGCGATCGCATTGGATTGGCGTGGATCGACATTTCAACGTCGGAATTCATGGTGACCGAGTGCAGCATGGGCGAACTCGGCGCGACGCTCGCCCGCATCAACCCAAACGAGGTGATCGTCACCGACGCCTTGTACAGCGATCCCGAACTTGTCGCCTTATTCCGAACCTTGCCCGCCGTGACACCCCTGACCCGCGATGTGTTCGACGCCGCGACCGCCGAGCGAAGGCTGTGCGATTATTTCGCCGTCGCCACCATGGACGGCTTTGGCGCGATGTCGCGGCTGGAGGCAACCGCTGCTGCTGCTGCCGTGACCTATATCGATCGCACGCAGGTCGGCAAGCGGCCGCCTCTGTCGCCGCCAGCGCACGAGGCTGCCGGCACCACCGTGGCGATTGATCCAGCGACCCGGGCGAACCTCGAACTTACCCGCACACTATCCGGTGAGCGGCGCGGATCATTGCTCGATGCCATCGATTGTACTGTCACCGCAGCCGGATCGCGCCTGCTGGCACAGCGGCTCGCCGCGCCGCTGATGGACAGCGCAACGATCGGGCACCGGCTCGATGCCATCGCGCTGTTCGCGCAGGATAGTGCTGCACGGGAAGATCTTCGCAGCATTTTGCGCGCGGCGCCGGATATCTCGCGCGCACTGGCACGGCTGTCCGTTGGCCGTGGCGGACCGCGCGATCTTGCTGCCTTGCGTGACGGCGTGCTGGCTGCCGACCAAGTGGAGGAGCGGCTCTCTCGCATCGCCGACCTGCCACGAGACATCCATATGGCGCTCGATGCGCTACGCCGCCCGTCACGCGACCTTGCCCATGAATTCGCGCGTGGTCTCGCTGACGATCTGCCGCTGCTCAATCGCGATGGCGGGTTCGTGCGTCAGGGCTACGATTCGATCCTCGACGAAACGCGCAATTTGCGCGACGCGTCACGGCTCGTGGTTGCCGCGATGCAGGCGCGTTACGCCGACGACACGGGCATCAAGGCCCTGAAGATTCGTCACAACAACGTTCTCGGCTATTTCGTCGAAGTCACCGCGCAGCACGGCGACAAGCTGATGACAGCGCCGCTGAACGCAACCTTCATCCATCGCCAGACGCTGGCGGGACAGGTGCGCTTCACCACCACTGAACTGGGCGAGATCGAGGCCAAGATCGCCAATGCCGGTGAACGCGCACTCGGTCTTGAACTCGAGATTTTTGACCGGCTGTGCGCGAAGGCGATTGCCACGGGAGACGATCTGCGCGCTGCAGCCCATGCCTTTGCACTGCTCGACGTCACATCATCGCTTGCGAAGCTCGCCATCGACGAAAACTACGTGCGGCCTGTCGTCGACAATTCGCTGAAGTTTTCCATCGAGGGCGGACGGCATCCGGTTGTCGAACAATCCCTGAAGCGTGACGGCCAGCCGTTCATTGCCAATGCCTGCGACCTGTCGCCCGGTCCCTCGCAATCGTCGGGGCAAATTTGGCTGATCACCGGTCCCAATATGGCCGGTAAATCGACCTTCCTGCGGCAGAACGCTTTGATTGCGTTGCTGGCGCAGATGGGGAGTTTCGTGCCGGCAAAGCTGGCGCATATCGGCATCGTCGACCGGCTGTTTTCGCGCGTCGGCGCAGCGGATGATCTCGCGCGCGGCCGTTCGACCTTCATGGTAGAGATGGTCGAAACCGCGGCCATCCTCAATCAGGCCAGCGAACGCGCGCTCGTGATCCTGGACGAAATCGGCCGCGGCACATCAACCTTCGACGGACTGTCGATCGCCTGGGCCTCTATTGAACATCTGCACGAAAGCAATCGCTGCCGCGCGTTGTTCGCCACGCACTATCATGAGTTGACGGCGCTGTCGGCGAATCTGCCACGCCTGTTCAATGCGACGGTCCGCGTCAAGGAATGGCAAGGGGACGTTGTCTTCCTGCACGAGGTGCTGCCCGGAGCTGCAGACCGTTCCTACGGCATCCAGGTAGCAAAACTTGCAGGACTTCCGGCAGCAGTGATCGCGCGGGCGAAATCGGTCCTGACCAAATTGGAAGCCCAGGATCGCGGATCGACCGCGCGTGCACTCGCAGACGACTTGCCGCTGTTTGCTGTGACGTCGCGCGCAACGTCAGAACCGCAGCCGCCGAGCCCGGCCGATCAACTCGTTGAGGCCCTCAACGCATTGCATCCCGACGACATGTCGCCGCGGGATGCACTTGAAGCCTTGTATGCCTTGAAGGCCAAGCTGCCGAAGTAA
- a CDS encoding putative OsmC-like protein (product_source=COG1765; cog=COG1765; pfam=PF02566; superfamily=82784), whose translation MDSTELRAMQAPIKDRYKTDPKAAFITLKAKGSLESEGIACKVETGRAMAAVAGLHPATGGSGLELCSGDMLLEALVACAGVTLKSVATAIDVSLRSGQVSAEGDLDFRGTLGVDKEAPVGFAEIRLRFDVDTDAPQEKLDQLLKLTERYCVVYQTIKNGPKTSVSINRI comes from the coding sequence ATGGACTCAACCGAACTCCGCGCCATGCAGGCCCCGATCAAGGATCGCTACAAGACAGATCCAAAGGCCGCTTTCATCACCTTGAAGGCCAAGGGCTCGCTGGAAAGCGAAGGCATCGCCTGCAAGGTGGAAACCGGTCGTGCCATGGCAGCGGTCGCTGGTCTCCACCCGGCGACCGGCGGCTCTGGTCTCGAACTGTGTTCGGGCGATATGCTGCTCGAGGCGCTGGTGGCCTGCGCCGGCGTGACACTCAAGTCAGTGGCAACCGCGATCGATGTGTCGCTGAGGTCCGGCCAAGTGAGCGCCGAAGGCGATCTCGATTTCCGCGGAACGCTCGGCGTCGACAAGGAGGCGCCGGTGGGCTTTGCGGAAATTCGTCTTCGCTTCGATGTCGACACCGACGCGCCGCAGGAAAAGCTCGACCAATTGCTGAAGCTCACCGAGCGTTATTGCGTGGTGTATCAGACCATCAAGAATGGTCCGAAGACCAGCGTGTCGATCAATCGCATTTGA
- a CDS encoding sulfonate transport system permease protein (product_source=KO:K15554; cath_funfam=1.10.3720.10; cog=COG0600; ko=KO:K15554; pfam=PF00528; superfamily=161098; transmembrane_helix_parts=Inside_1_24,TMhelix_25_47,Outside_48_88,TMhelix_89_111,Inside_112_123,TMhelix_124_141,Outside_142_145,TMhelix_146_168,Inside_169_180,TMhelix_181_203,Outside_204_207,TMhelix_208_230,Inside_231_241,TMhelix_242_264,Outside_265_281), whose translation MAMTLENPALEAGVTTRRPAGRLQRIARPAIGLLLPLGCAVAWELAVRFGYSNGRLVPPPSRIWETLVELSASGELRQHVTATMSRVGAGFGIGVLTGTIFGAICGYWSLARRLLDPTLQALRAIPSMAWIPLFILWLGIFETSKVALIAAGVFFPIYLGVMDAILGIDRKIVEVGRTFRLSGFAMIRRILLPAVLPAFVVSLRTGLGLGWMFVVAAEFMGASEGVGFLLTDGQQLGKPAQIMAAIIVFAILGKVTDWLIQLAAKPFLRWQDSFSSHAERA comes from the coding sequence ATGGCTATGACACTCGAAAATCCAGCTCTTGAGGCCGGCGTGACGACGCGGCGTCCCGCCGGACGCCTGCAACGCATTGCGCGGCCTGCCATCGGTTTGTTGTTGCCGCTCGGGTGTGCGGTGGCGTGGGAATTGGCGGTGCGGTTTGGCTATTCCAATGGCCGCCTCGTGCCGCCGCCGAGCCGTATCTGGGAGACGCTCGTTGAACTCTCGGCCAGCGGCGAGTTGCGCCAGCATGTGACGGCGACCATGAGCCGCGTTGGTGCGGGCTTTGGTATCGGTGTTCTGACGGGAACGATTTTCGGAGCGATCTGTGGCTACTGGTCGCTGGCGCGACGGTTGCTCGATCCGACATTACAGGCGCTGCGCGCGATTCCGTCCATGGCGTGGATCCCGCTTTTCATCCTGTGGCTCGGCATTTTTGAAACGTCAAAAGTGGCGCTGATCGCCGCCGGCGTGTTTTTCCCGATCTATCTCGGCGTCATGGATGCGATCCTTGGGATTGATCGCAAGATCGTCGAGGTTGGCCGGACATTCCGGCTCAGCGGCTTCGCGATGATCAGGCGTATCCTTCTTCCGGCCGTGTTGCCTGCCTTTGTTGTCTCATTGCGGACCGGTCTCGGGCTCGGATGGATGTTCGTGGTCGCCGCGGAATTCATGGGCGCATCCGAAGGTGTCGGCTTTCTGCTGACTGACGGACAGCAACTCGGTAAGCCGGCGCAAATCATGGCTGCGATTATCGTGTTCGCGATCCTCGGCAAAGTGACTGACTGGCTGATCCAGCTTGCCGCGAAACCATTTCTGCGCTGGCAGGATTCCTTCAGTTCGCATGCGGAGAGGGCTTGA
- a CDS encoding sulfonate transport system ATP-binding protein (product_source=KO:K15555; cath_funfam=3.40.50.300; cog=COG1116; ko=KO:K15555; pfam=PF00005; smart=SM00382; superfamily=52540), translated as MLALDRVGKVYPNGVHALEGFSARIKLGEIIAVIGGSGCGKSTLLRAISGLERATTGDITLDGVSITAPHEKVGIIFQEPRLLPWLSVADNVGFGIMHLPAAERQQKIAHALERVGLADKAKAWPRELSGGQAQRVAIARALVPSPEVLLLDEPFSALDAFTRTDLQDHLLALWADTKPTLILVTHDVDEAVVLADRVMVMRPRPGRLFEEIRVELSRPRDRTSPLFEAVKRKVLTALDRSLDRAKPGNDQPVAGAAMWW; from the coding sequence ATGCTGGCTCTCGATCGTGTCGGGAAGGTCTATCCCAACGGTGTGCATGCGCTTGAGGGATTTTCTGCGCGTATCAAGCTGGGCGAAATCATCGCGGTCATCGGCGGCTCCGGGTGCGGCAAGTCCACATTGTTGCGCGCGATCTCGGGCCTTGAACGAGCAACGACTGGCGACATCACGCTGGATGGCGTCTCGATCACGGCGCCGCATGAAAAGGTCGGCATCATCTTCCAGGAGCCGCGACTGCTTCCGTGGTTGAGCGTTGCCGACAATGTCGGCTTTGGCATCATGCATTTGCCGGCTGCGGAACGTCAGCAAAAGATTGCACACGCGCTGGAGCGTGTTGGCCTCGCCGACAAGGCCAAGGCGTGGCCGCGCGAATTGTCCGGCGGTCAGGCGCAGCGCGTGGCAATCGCGCGGGCCCTTGTGCCGTCGCCGGAAGTACTGCTGCTCGATGAGCCGTTTTCGGCACTCGATGCCTTTACACGCACAGATCTGCAGGATCATCTGCTCGCACTTTGGGCCGACACCAAGCCGACACTGATCCTCGTGACCCACGATGTCGACGAGGCCGTGGTGTTGGCGGATAGGGTGATGGTGATGCGTCCGCGGCCTGGCCGCCTGTTCGAGGAGATCAGGGTCGAACTGTCGCGCCCGCGTGATCGCACATCGCCATTGTTTGAAGCTGTCAAGCGCAAGGTGCTGACGGCCTTGGACCGTTCACTTGACCGCGCGAAACCTGGCAATGATCAGCCGGTGGCGGGTGCGGCCATGTGGTGGTAG
- a CDS encoding [protein-PII] uridylyltransferase (product_source=KO:K00990; cath_funfam=1.10.3090.10,1.20.120.330,3.30.460.10,3.30.70.260; cog=COG2844; ko=KO:K00990; pfam=PF01842,PF01966,PF08335; smart=SM00471; superfamily=55021,81301,81593,81891; tigrfam=TIGR01693), translated as MTNPLMTPLSRSDIPIVMDNVAVNLTPDAETVFDSARIAAAISALADKHAGNDDIFRTAMAQLLKSELAAAREAAQAQLLKDRHGRRCAERLCFVQDEIIRILFNAATRHLYHSPTPSDSERMAVIATGGYGRGLMAPESDIDLLFILPYKQTAWGEQVAEAILYCLWDMGLKVGHATRSVDESIRQARADMTIRTSVLETRFLTGDTALYEELVTRFDKEVVQGTAAEFVAAKLAEREERHRRAGQSRYLVEPNVKDGKGGLRDLHTLFWIAKYVYRVRETEDLVQRGVFDAQEYRTFRRCEDFLWSVRCNMHFYTGRPEERLSFEMQREIAQRLGYTSHPGMQDVERFMKHYFLIAKEVGDLTAILCAKLEDQEAKPAPVLSRVMARLRPGRKRGRVPAGEDFIVDNNRINLAAPDVFKRDPVNLIRIFRLAQKNNLAFHPDAMRATTRSLNLVNQKLRENPEANKLFLEILTSNDAEIVLRRMNEAGVLGRFIRAFGQIVSMMQFNMYHHYTVDEHLLRCIGILQDIERGGNEEYTVASDLMRKIRPEHRAVLYMAVFLHDIAKGRPEDHSIAGAKVARRLCPRFGFNAADTELIAWLIEEHLTMSTVAQSRDLSDRKTIENFAAVVQSVEQMKLLTILTTADIRGVGPGVWNGWKAQLIRTLYYETEPVLTGGFSEVNRAQRIQAAQAEFRAAFTEWPESELNAYIARHYPAYWMKVDLARKIRHARFVKASEASGHKLAVNVGFDEARGVTELTILAPDHPWLLSIIAGACASAGANIVDAQIYTTTDGIALDTIAISREYDRNEDEGRRATRIGDTIEQVLEGKLRLPDVVAKRSSAKTRLKPFVVEPEVIINNQWSDRHTVIEVSGLDRPGLLYQLTTAISKLNLNIASAHVATFGERARDVFYVTDLLGAQITAPTRQAAIKRALIHLLANEDNAAKPAA; from the coding sequence ATGACCAATCCCCTGATGACACCGCTTTCACGCTCCGATATTCCGATTGTCATGGACAATGTTGCGGTCAACCTCACGCCAGATGCCGAAACGGTCTTCGACAGCGCTCGCATCGCTGCTGCGATCAGTGCGCTTGCCGACAAGCACGCCGGCAACGACGATATTTTCCGCACCGCCATGGCCCAGCTGCTCAAGAGCGAACTCGCCGCGGCGCGCGAGGCTGCACAAGCTCAATTGCTGAAGGACCGTCACGGACGGCGCTGCGCGGAGCGGCTTTGCTTCGTGCAGGACGAAATCATCCGTATTCTGTTCAACGCCGCGACCAGACACCTCTATCACTCACCGACACCATCAGACTCCGAGCGGATGGCCGTCATCGCCACCGGCGGCTATGGCCGCGGCCTGATGGCGCCGGAGTCGGACATCGATCTGCTGTTCATCCTGCCCTACAAGCAAACCGCCTGGGGCGAACAGGTTGCCGAGGCCATCCTCTATTGCCTGTGGGACATGGGGCTGAAGGTCGGGCATGCGACGCGCTCGGTCGACGAATCGATCCGGCAGGCACGGGCCGATATGACGATCCGCACTTCGGTGCTGGAAACGCGCTTCCTGACCGGCGATACCGCGCTCTACGAGGAATTGGTCACGCGCTTCGACAAAGAGGTCGTGCAAGGCACGGCGGCTGAATTCGTCGCCGCGAAACTTGCCGAACGCGAGGAACGCCACCGCCGCGCCGGCCAATCGCGCTATCTGGTCGAACCCAACGTGAAAGATGGTAAGGGCGGCCTCCGCGATCTGCATACGCTGTTCTGGATCGCCAAATACGTCTATCGCGTCCGTGAAACCGAGGATCTTGTCCAACGCGGCGTTTTCGACGCGCAGGAGTATCGTACGTTCCGCCGCTGCGAGGATTTCCTGTGGTCGGTCCGCTGCAACATGCATTTCTATACAGGCCGCCCCGAAGAGCGCCTGTCGTTCGAAATGCAGCGTGAGATCGCGCAACGGCTCGGCTACACATCGCATCCCGGCATGCAGGACGTCGAGCGTTTCATGAAGCACTACTTCCTGATTGCCAAGGAAGTCGGCGACCTCACTGCGATCCTTTGCGCCAAGCTCGAAGACCAGGAAGCGAAGCCTGCGCCAGTGCTAAGCCGGGTGATGGCGCGTCTGCGACCGGGCCGGAAGCGTGGACGCGTGCCGGCTGGTGAAGATTTCATCGTCGACAACAACCGCATTAACCTGGCAGCGCCTGACGTTTTTAAGCGCGATCCTGTCAATCTGATCCGGATCTTTCGGCTGGCGCAGAAAAACAACCTGGCTTTCCATCCAGACGCCATGCGTGCGACGACACGCTCCCTCAATCTCGTCAACCAGAAGCTCCGTGAAAATCCCGAAGCCAACAAGCTATTCCTCGAAATTCTGACGTCGAATGACGCGGAGATCGTGCTCCGGCGCATGAACGAGGCTGGCGTACTGGGCCGCTTCATCCGCGCCTTTGGCCAGATCGTGTCGATGATGCAGTTCAATATGTATCATCACTACACGGTGGACGAGCATCTGTTGCGCTGTATCGGCATCCTTCAGGACATCGAACGCGGCGGGAATGAGGAATACACTGTCGCCAGCGACCTGATGCGGAAGATCCGCCCCGAACATCGCGCGGTGCTCTACATGGCGGTGTTTCTGCACGACATTGCAAAAGGACGCCCCGAGGATCATTCAATCGCAGGCGCCAAGGTCGCACGGCGGCTGTGTCCGCGCTTCGGCTTCAATGCTGCGGACACCGAGTTGATCGCCTGGCTGATCGAAGAACATCTGACGATGTCCACGGTGGCACAGTCACGTGACTTGTCCGACCGCAAGACCATCGAGAACTTCGCTGCCGTCGTGCAGTCCGTCGAGCAAATGAAGCTGCTCACGATCCTCACCACCGCGGACATTCGCGGCGTCGGCCCTGGCGTGTGGAATGGCTGGAAGGCACAGCTCATCCGCACCCTTTATTACGAGACCGAGCCGGTGCTGACCGGTGGCTTCTCGGAAGTCAACCGCGCGCAGCGTATCCAGGCCGCGCAGGCCGAATTCCGAGCAGCGTTTACCGAATGGCCCGAGAGCGAGCTCAACGCATACATTGCTCGTCACTACCCGGCCTACTGGATGAAGGTCGACCTGGCGCGGAAAATCCGTCATGCCCGTTTTGTCAAAGCGAGCGAGGCGAGCGGGCACAAACTGGCCGTTAATGTCGGCTTCGACGAGGCGCGTGGCGTCACGGAATTGACGATCCTTGCGCCGGATCATCCCTGGCTGTTGTCGATTATCGCCGGCGCATGTGCATCGGCTGGCGCCAATATCGTTGACGCGCAGATCTACACGACGACTGACGGCATCGCGCTCGATACGATCGCTATTTCGCGTGAATACGATCGCAACGAGGACGAAGGACGCCGCGCGACCCGCATCGGCGACACAATCGAGCAGGTGCTCGAAGGAAAGCTCCGGCTGCCGGACGTGGTGGCGAAGCGAAGTTCAGCGAAGACTCGTTTGAAGCCATTCGTTGTTGAGCCGGAAGTCATCATCAACAATCAATGGTCGGACCGCCATACCGTGATCGAAGTCTCAGGTCTCGATCGCCCTGGTTTGCTCTATCAACTCACCACCGCAATTTCGAAGCTCAACCTCAATATTGCTTCGGCTCACGTGGCAACGTTCGGCGAGCGCGCGCGCGACGTGTTTTATGTCACTGACCTGCTCGGGGCACAGATCACCGCCCCGACCCGGCAGGCCGCCATCAAGCGCGCGTTGATCCACCTCCTCGCCAACGAGGACAACGCTGCAAAGCCCGCGGCCTGA
- a CDS encoding sulfonate transport system substrate-binding protein (product_source=KO:K15553; cath_funfam=3.40.190.10; cleavage_site_network=SignalP-noTM; cog=COG0715; ko=KO:K15553; pfam=PF09084; superfamily=53850; tigrfam=TIGR01728) — MSQFTRRVFAAIAAVAALAPSTLFAADAPKQIAIDWATYNPVSIVLKEKGLLEKEFAKDGIKIVWVQSAGSNKALEFLNAGSIDFGSSAGSAALVAKINGNPIKSIYVYSRPEWTALVTTKDSKITKVAELKGKRVAVTRGTDPHIFLVRALLEAGLTEKDITPVLLQHADGKTALIRGDVDAWAGLDPMMAQAEIEDGARLFYRKPEANTWGILNVREEFLKNHPDLVRRVLAVYEEARKYSLTHYDELKQGFKAATKLPDVVIDKQLKERTELTHNRIGAPQRESILAAGLALQQAGVIQSSVDVKAAVDSLIDDQVPLPTN, encoded by the coding sequence ATGTCCCAGTTCACCCGACGCGTATTTGCTGCGATTGCCGCAGTCGCGGCGCTTGCGCCAAGCACACTGTTCGCCGCCGATGCGCCGAAACAGATCGCGATCGATTGGGCGACCTACAATCCGGTTTCCATCGTGCTAAAGGAAAAGGGGCTGCTCGAAAAGGAATTCGCCAAGGACGGAATCAAGATCGTCTGGGTGCAGTCCGCGGGCTCCAACAAGGCGCTCGAATTTCTGAACGCGGGGTCGATCGATTTCGGCTCGTCCGCGGGATCCGCCGCCTTGGTCGCCAAGATCAACGGCAACCCGATTAAGTCGATCTATGTTTATTCGCGTCCGGAATGGACCGCGCTGGTCACGACCAAGGACTCCAAGATCACCAAGGTCGCTGAACTGAAAGGCAAGCGTGTCGCCGTTACGCGTGGTACCGATCCGCACATCTTCCTTGTGCGTGCGCTGCTTGAGGCGGGCCTGACCGAAAAAGACATCACGCCGGTGTTGCTGCAGCATGCCGATGGCAAGACCGCGCTCATTCGCGGCGACGTCGATGCATGGGCAGGTCTTGATCCGATGATGGCGCAAGCGGAAATCGAAGATGGCGCCAGGCTGTTTTACCGCAAGCCGGAAGCCAACACCTGGGGCATCCTCAACGTCCGCGAGGAATTTCTGAAGAACCATCCGGACCTCGTGCGCCGCGTGCTCGCCGTTTATGAAGAGGCCCGCAAGTACTCACTCACTCACTATGATGAGCTTAAGCAGGGCTTTAAGGCCGCAACCAAGCTTCCCGACGTGGTGATCGACAAGCAGCTCAAGGAGCGCACTGAACTCACTCATAACCGCATCGGCGCGCCGCAGCGCGAGTCGATTCTGGCGGCAGGCCTTGCGCTCCAGCAAGCGGGTGTCATCCAGTCCAGCGTCGATGTGAAGGCTGCAGTGGATTCCCTGATCGATGACCAGGTTCCGCTGCCGACGAATTGA
- a CDS encoding methylated-DNA-[protein]-cysteine S-methyltransferase (product_source=KO:K00567; cath_funfam=1.10.10.10; cog=COG0350; ko=KO:K00567; pfam=PF01035; superfamily=46767,53155; tigrfam=TIGR00589), which yields MPAKQTERFSLDRLETPIGIALLVTDGEGFLRALDWSDYESRLHRLLKRHYGDLVLEEAPAPKNLLRALKGYFSGDLDQLATIKWRTGGTSFQRNVWTALQTIPAGRTSSYGELAARLNVPNAARAVGLANGANPISVVVPCHRLIGADGSLTGYGGGLERKQWLLKHEGATFKPAV from the coding sequence ATGCCAGCGAAACAAACTGAACGATTTTCGCTCGATCGGCTGGAGACGCCTATCGGCATCGCACTGCTGGTGACGGACGGCGAAGGCTTTTTGCGTGCACTCGACTGGTCCGACTACGAATCCCGGCTGCATCGTTTGCTCAAGCGGCACTATGGCGACCTTGTTCTTGAAGAGGCGCCGGCGCCAAAGAATTTACTCCGCGCGCTGAAAGGCTATTTTTCCGGTGACCTCGACCAACTGGCGACAATCAAATGGCGTACCGGCGGAACGTCTTTCCAGCGTAATGTTTGGACGGCGTTGCAGACCATTCCGGCAGGACGAACGTCGAGCTATGGGGAGCTTGCTGCGCGGCTGAACGTTCCGAACGCGGCTCGTGCCGTCGGCCTCGCCAATGGCGCCAATCCGATTAGTGTTGTCGTGCCGTGTCATCGTCTGATCGGCGCCGACGGTTCGCTGACCGGCTATGGCGGTGGGCTTGAGCGTAAACAATGGCTGTTAAAGCACGAAGGCGCGACGTTCAAACCCGCAGTATAG
- a CDS encoding putative membrane protein (product_source=KO:K08987; cog=COG3759; ko=KO:K08987; pfam=PF06993; transmembrane_helix_parts=Inside_1_4,TMhelix_5_27,Outside_28_46,TMhelix_47_69,Inside_70_75,TMhelix_76_98,Outside_99_101,TMhelix_102_119,Inside_120_120), producing MSYVANGLVALVVALHLYFLVLEMFLWTKPKGLATFGNTLEKAQQSAMLAANQGLYNGFLAAGLIWGLIHPNAAFGFQIKAFFLICVIVAGLYGGYSVSKKIVIVQALPAILALILLWLA from the coding sequence ATGAGCTATGTCGCCAATGGTCTCGTCGCGCTGGTCGTGGCGCTCCATCTCTATTTCCTGGTCCTGGAGATGTTTCTCTGGACCAAACCGAAAGGCCTGGCGACGTTCGGCAATACGCTCGAGAAGGCGCAACAGTCCGCCATGCTGGCCGCGAACCAGGGCCTCTACAACGGCTTTCTTGCAGCCGGCCTGATCTGGGGTCTTATTCACCCCAACGCAGCATTCGGTTTTCAGATCAAAGCTTTTTTTCTGATCTGCGTGATCGTCGCCGGTCTCTACGGTGGCTACTCTGTCAGCAAGAAAATCGTGATCGTGCAGGCACTGCCTGCAATTCTTGCGCTTATCTTGCTATGGCTGGCCTAA